One Natronorubrum halophilum genomic window, ACCGGCTCGGCTACGACAGCGTGTTGACCGTCCCGGCCGGGACGAGTCCGCAGAAGATCGGCTACGTTCGATCGTTCGGGAGCGAAATCGCCGAGTGCCCGAACGTCGACGCCGACGACGAGCGACACTACCGGAAGACTGCGGAGCGGATCGCGGCGGAGCGAGACGGAATCTGGATCGACCAGTACTCGAACCAGTTGAACCCGACCGTTCACTACGAGTGGACCGGCCCCGAGCTGTGGGATCAGGCTGCGGGTGATCTGACCCACGTCGTCTGTCCGATGGGGACCGGCGGCACGGCCTCCGGCATCGCCAAGTTCCTCACGGAGCGGAAGCCGGACGTGCGCGTCGTCGGCGTCGACGCCGAGGAATCGAACATCTCGACCGCGTTTTACGGAACCGAGTCCGGGGCGTACGACACCGAGGTCGAGGGGCTCGGGAAGGGCCACGAACTCCCGACGATGTGGTTCGAGTACGTCGACGAGGTGCGAAGCGTCGACGACGAACGGGCGTTCGTCCAGGCCCGGCGCGCCGCCGCCGAGTGCGGGGTTCTCGTCGGCGGCTCGTCCGGAGCCGCGATCGCCGTCGCTCGAGACATCGCGCGCGATCGCCCGGACGCGAAAATCGTCGTGATCGGCTGCGACAGCGGCGACCAGTACTTCGACACCGTCTTCGACGACGCGTGGATGCGAGAGCGGGGCTACCCGACGGACGATCGCTGAGCGCTATCCGCACGATTCTCTCGAATTCGAACGCTCCAGTACCCTTTTCTCGCTCTCCGGACAACGACGCACCTATGGTCGGCATCTGCGGGGTTCTGGGC contains:
- a CDS encoding PLP-dependent cysteine synthase family protein, producing the protein MTDGGSDTHVDDAAGDGGRVKREARVTETPESPYPTDDPVLARIGDTPLIEYPESTDGGDLFLKLESDNPTGSMKDRLALGIVRELEADGRLTDGDVVVEASSGNTAGAISLVTNRLGYDSVLTVPAGTSPQKIGYVRSFGSEIAECPNVDADDERHYRKTAERIAAERDGIWIDQYSNQLNPTVHYEWTGPELWDQAAGDLTHVVCPMGTGGTASGIAKFLTERKPDVRVVGVDAEESNISTAFYGTESGAYDTEVEGLGKGHELPTMWFEYVDEVRSVDDERAFVQARRAAAECGVLVGGSSGAAIAVARDIARDRPDAKIVVIGCDSGDQYFDTVFDDAWMRERGYPTDDR